In Nostoc sp. GT001, a genomic segment contains:
- the dusB gene encoding tRNA dihydrouridine synthase DusB → MISISPILQARLSQPLKIGSFEVKSRVLQSPLSGVTDMVFRRLVRRYAPDSMMYTEMVNATGLHYVKQLPKIMEVDPNERPISIQLFDCRPDFLAEAAIKAVAEGADTVDINMGCPVNKITKNGGGSSLLRQPEVAEAIVREVVKAVDVPVTVKTRIGWNDNEITILDFAKRMEDAGAKMITVHGRTRAQGYNGNARWEWITRVKEVLSIPVIGNGDIFSVEAAVKCLEQTGADGVMCSRGTLGYPFLVGEIDHFLKTGEILPSPTPIQRLECARDHLQALWEYKGDRGVRQARKHMTWYAKGFVGAAELRGQLSLVERVDQGLAMIDQAIEKLANGYELEEEAEGSLVML, encoded by the coding sequence ATGATTTCCATCTCTCCTATTCTTCAAGCTAGACTCTCCCAACCCTTAAAGATTGGCTCCTTTGAGGTAAAAAGTCGGGTTCTCCAGTCGCCTCTATCTGGAGTGACAGATATGGTGTTTCGCCGTCTCGTGCGTCGCTATGCGCCAGATTCGATGATGTATACCGAAATGGTTAATGCTACGGGGTTGCATTATGTCAAGCAGTTACCCAAAATCATGGAGGTAGATCCAAATGAACGCCCAATTAGCATTCAACTATTTGATTGCCGTCCAGATTTCCTGGCAGAAGCAGCTATAAAGGCAGTTGCCGAAGGTGCTGATACTGTTGATATTAATATGGGTTGTCCGGTTAATAAAATCACTAAAAATGGTGGTGGTTCTTCGTTGTTGCGACAACCAGAAGTAGCAGAAGCAATTGTGCGGGAAGTGGTAAAAGCTGTTGATGTTCCTGTGACAGTAAAAACTCGTATTGGCTGGAATGACAACGAAATTACTATTCTCGACTTTGCCAAGCGGATGGAAGATGCTGGGGCAAAAATGATTACGGTACATGGACGCACCCGCGCCCAAGGGTACAATGGTAATGCCCGTTGGGAATGGATTACCCGTGTAAAAGAAGTGCTTTCTATCCCAGTGATTGGGAACGGAGATATTTTTTCCGTTGAAGCGGCAGTTAAATGTTTAGAGCAAACTGGCGCTGATGGCGTCATGTGTTCCCGTGGGACTTTGGGTTATCCGTTTTTGGTGGGAGAAATCGATCATTTTCTGAAAACAGGGGAGATATTACCATCACCAACCCCAATTCAGCGTTTGGAATGTGCAAGAGATCATTTACAAGCCTTGTGGGAATATAAAGGCGATCGCGGTGTACGTCAAGCCCGTAAGCACATGACTTGGTATGCTAAGGGTTTTGTTGGTGCTGCCGAACTCCGAGGACAGCTAAGTTTAGTTGAAAGAGTAGATCAGGGTTTGGCAATGATTGACCAAGCAATTGAAAAATTGGCTAATGGTTATGAACTAGAGGAAGAAGCAGAAGGTAGTTTGGTAATGCTTTAA
- a CDS encoding WD40 repeat domain-containing protein, which yields MSSEGRGGGNFLRPYIILAFMAAVALPVSTWEGFYIHQAHAAIEEVTPXLPPVNTNFANAQLIYTLKGHNGTVKSLAFSPDSRMLVSGGAENEGVIRLWNLAKGKKLATINKAHKAAVESLVISPDGQTLASCSDDNTINLWSLKNFKFSRSFVGHTSNVLSLAVSPDSKVLVSGALDGIRLWDLLQQRPLGTIVRFDNLIYTLAISPDGQTLASGDNKGVIKLWNLSTGKLISELVAHSSAVSDVIFTPDGQTLVSASHDRTIKLWNINTGELVRTLTGHNNWVNAIALNPDGQTLASAGRDGIKLWDLTTGELINTLSGHTDWVSAIAFSPNGKVLASGGFDRLIKIWGIPTKRK from the coding sequence GTGAGTAGTGAGGGAAGAGGTGGCGGTAATTTTCTGCGACCGTATATTATCCTGGCATTTATGGCAGCTGTTGCCCTTCCAGTGAGTACCTGGGAAGGGTTTTATATTCATCAAGCTCATGCTGCCATTGAAGAAGTAACGCCAAGNCTCCCCCCAGTTAACACTAACTTTGCTAATGCTCAACTAATTTACACACTCAAAGGGCATAACGGAACTGTTAAATCCCTCGCTTTCAGTCCAGATAGCAGAATGCTTGTGAGTGGAGGTGCAGAAAACGAGGGTGTCATTCGCTTGTGGAATTTAGCAAAGGGCAAAAAATTAGCGACTATTAACAAAGCACACAAAGCAGCTGTAGAATCTTTAGTGATTTCACCAGATGGGCAAACCCTCGCTAGCTGTAGTGATGACAATACGATTAACCTCTGGAGCCTGAAAAATTTTAAATTTAGCCGCTCTTTTGTCGGACATACCAGTAACGTCTTATCTTTAGCGGTATCTCCTGATAGTAAAGTTCTTGTCAGTGGAGCTTTGGATGGGATTCGTCTCTGGGATTTGCTACAGCAGCGCCCTCTAGGAACTATAGTACGCTTTGATAATTTGATTTATACTCTGGCTATTAGTCCTGATGGACAGACCTTGGCTAGTGGTGATAATAAGGGTGTAATCAAGCTGTGGAATTTGAGTACTGGTAAATTAATCAGTGAATTGGTAGCTCATTCTAGTGCTGTTAGCGATGTGATTTTTACACCAGATGGACAAACATTAGTTAGTGCTAGCCACGATCGCACCATAAAATTGTGGAATATTAATACTGGAGAATTAGTCCGCACCCTTACAGGACATAATAACTGGGTAAATGCGATCGCTCTTAATCCCGATGGACAAACCCTTGCTAGTGCTGGTAGAGATGGGATTAAATTGTGGGATTTAACTACAGGGGAGTTAATAAATACACTAAGTGGACATACAGACTGGGTAAGTGCGATCGCTTTTAGTCCAAATGGTAAAGTTCTTGCCAGTGGTGGATTCGATCGACTAATCAAGATTTGGGGGATTCCAACAAAACGAAAGTAA
- a CDS encoding TIGR03943 family protein: MANKNPKSKIPNLLLPWLDALAITAWGILMLRYWLTNKLNLLIHPNYFWLVIVCGISFIIIGLFKMQELWQRRRRDLMPNTQHISLFPPGWGSGLLLTTAILGFIITPQVFASDKALQRGVTTDLLGSTRVKPQAFRVTVRPEERSLVDWVRTVNVYPEPDAYTGQKVKVQGFVIHPPDIGKEYLFLARFVLTCCAADAYPVGLPVKLQNNQERYSPDTWLEVEGQMVTENLAGKRQLTIAATSFKKIPQPENPYSY, translated from the coding sequence ATGGCTAACAAAAATCCCAAATCTAAAATCCCAAATCTGTTACTCCCTTGGCTGGATGCCCTAGCAATTACTGCTTGGGGTATTTTGATGTTGAGATATTGGCTAACTAACAAGCTGAACCTGTTGATTCACCCAAATTACTTTTGGTTGGTGATTGTGTGTGGTATCAGCTTCATCATTATTGGTTTGTTCAAGATGCAGGAACTTTGGCAACGGCGTCGCCGTGATCTTATGCCAAACACCCAGCATATTAGTTTATTTCCCCCTGGTTGGGGGAGTGGTTTATTGTTGACTACAGCAATTCTAGGTTTTATCATTACACCGCAAGTTTTTGCTAGTGACAAAGCACTCCAAAGGGGTGTGACGACTGATTTATTGGGAAGCACACGTGTCAAACCCCAAGCCTTTCGGGTTACTGTTCGTCCAGAAGAGCGATCGCTTGTAGACTGGGTACGCACTGTAAATGTCTATCCAGAACCAGACGCATATACAGGACAAAAAGTCAAGGTGCAGGGATTTGTGATCCACCCGCCCGATATAGGAAAAGAATATTTGTTTTTAGCACGATTTGTCTTAACTTGCTGTGCAGCAGATGCTTACCCTGTGGGATTGCCCGTTAAACTACAAAATAATCAAGAGCGTTACTCTCCTGATACCTGGCTAGAAGTAGAAGGACAAATGGTGACAGAAAATTTGGCAGGTAAACGCCAACTTACCATTGCCGCTACCTCTTTTAAAAAGATTCCTCAACCGGAGAATCCTTATAGTTATTAG
- a CDS encoding permease, protein MNQLNNGFTLFLSLLVEAMPFLLLGVLFSSLLLFFVDERKLVEKMPKNPLLGALVGSMIGFLFPVCECGNVPVARRFLIQGVPTPVAIGFLLAAPTINPVVIWATWTAFRDQPEIVVLRVVFSLTIATIIGFVFSFQKDLNPIVQPAIARYMKFNPPAQPQTKRRGKPYQGQQEETVPNLLQSGTYILGGKAGIPLRIDPNLAPPTSVSTADKPLAAKLRLVVDNSIQELRELGGVMILGSAIAAAIQVLAPRELILSLGAVPISSIVVMLILAVVVSICSTVDSFFALSFASTFSSGSLLAFLVFGPMIDIKSVGLMLSIFKPKTIFYLFALAAQLTFLFTLFLNLHVF, encoded by the coding sequence ATGAATCAACTGAACAATGGTTTTACGCTATTTTTAAGTCTGCTAGTCGAGGCGATGCCTTTTTTGCTTCTTGGGGTTTTATTCTCCAGTTTGCTGCTATTTTTTGTTGATGAGCGCAAACTAGTAGAAAAAATGCCCAAAAACCCGCTGTTGGGTGCTTTAGTTGGCAGCATGATCGGCTTTTTGTTTCCGGTGTGTGAGTGCGGGAATGTACCGGTAGCGCGGCGATTCCTGATTCAAGGAGTACCCACACCAGTCGCAATTGGTTTTTTGCTAGCAGCACCAACAATTAACCCAGTTGTAATTTGGGCCACTTGGACAGCATTTCGAGATCAGCCAGAAATAGTAGTCTTACGAGTCGTATTTTCCCTAACAATTGCCACAATTATCGGGTTTGTTTTCAGTTTTCAAAAGGACTTAAATCCCATAGTCCAACCTGCGATCGCTCGTTATATGAAGTTTAATCCACCCGCGCAACCCCAAACCAAACGCCGTGGTAAGCCTTATCAAGGACAACAAGAAGAAACAGTACCGAATCTGTTGCAATCCGGGACTTATATCTTAGGAGGAAAAGCAGGTATCCCTCTACGGATAGATCCTAATTTAGCACCGCCTACCTCAGTCTCTACTGCTGATAAACCACTGGCAGCTAAACTGCGCCTAGTTGTGGATAATAGCATCCAAGAATTGCGAGAATTGGGCGGAGTGATGATTTTAGGAAGTGCGATCGCTGCTGCTATTCAAGTCCTAGCTCCCCGTGAATTAATTCTCAGTTTGGGTGCTGTGCCCATTAGCTCAATTGTGGTCATGTTGATATTAGCAGTAGTGGTATCAATTTGTTCTACAGTCGATTCTTTCTTTGCCTTATCTTTTGCCTCAACCTTTAGCAGCGGTTCATTGCTGGCATTTCTGGTGTTTGGCCCAATGATTGACATCAAAAGCGTTGGTTTGATGTTATCTATTTTTAAACCCAAAACTATCTTTTACTTGTTTGCGTTAGCAGCACAGTTGACATTTCTGTTCACTCTTTTTCTGAATTTACACGTCTTTTAA
- a CDS encoding fatty acid desaturase yields MTANFGAFAPERGKSPQLSWTNVVFFATFHALALLAPWFFSWPALGLLVFLHWLFGSIGICLGYHRLLSHKSFQVPKWLEYAIALIGALALQGGPIFWVGGHRQHHAHTEDINLDPYSAQRGFWWSHILWIFYPRPEFFDYDTYKKYAPDLARQPFYCWLDRYFLLLQIPFALLLYALGGWPFVFYGVFLRCVLLWHSTWFVNSASHLWGYRTFDANDGARNLWWVSIVTYGEGWHNNHHTYPHMAKSGLSWWEIDVTWWSILVLQTLGLAKKVVSRPPQGATHG; encoded by the coding sequence ATGACCGCAAATTTTGGGGCGTTCGCTCCTGAGAGAGGCAAGTCACCTCAACTCAGTTGGACAAATGTAGTATTTTTTGCTACATTTCATGCTTTAGCACTTCTGGCTCCTTGGTTTTTCTCCTGGCCAGCATTAGGTTTGCTAGTGTTTCTCCACTGGTTATTCGGGAGTATTGGTATTTGCCTGGGATATCATCGACTACTGAGCCATAAAAGTTTTCAGGTTCCTAAGTGGTTAGAGTATGCGATCGCCCTCATTGGAGCGCTGGCTTTGCAGGGGGGGCCAATTTTTTGGGTAGGTGGACACCGCCAGCATCACGCCCACACAGAAGATATCAATTTAGATCCCTATTCTGCTCAAAGAGGATTTTGGTGGAGCCATATATTGTGGATTTTTTACCCACGTCCAGAATTTTTTGACTATGACACCTATAAAAAATATGCCCCTGATTTAGCCAGACAACCCTTTTATTGTTGGCTAGATCGCTACTTCTTGCTATTGCAAATACCCTTCGCACTGCTCCTATATGCATTAGGAGGATGGCCTTTTGTATTCTACGGAGTGTTTCTCAGATGTGTCTTACTTTGGCATTCAACCTGGTTTGTGAACTCAGCATCACACCTGTGGGGTTATCGCACCTTTGATGCCAATGATGGCGCTCGTAATCTTTGGTGGGTATCCATCGTCACTTATGGAGAAGGCTGGCACAACAACCATCATACTTATCCCCACATGGCGAAATCTGGGTTGTCTTGGTGGGAAATTGATGTTACTTGGTGGAGTATCTTAGTGTTGCAGACTTTGGGTTTAGCTAAAAAAGTTGTCTCGCGTCCTCCTCAAGGTGCAACTCACGGCTAA
- a CDS encoding TetR family transcriptional regulator translates to MSSQLISTRQRLIQAALELFSAQGVSATTTRQIAEKAEVNEVTLFRNFGNKHGLLLAVLEESAAFKDLGESLVRRATPPGNVYQALKDYASDTLHTLERVPEFVRSVVGEADQFPAENRRALGRGVTEANRYVAQYLATVIQQGHLNTYLPAEKLASLLNGMILGYAVIEFTSEFHELWEDRDDFLENLVELFLHGAMSSSAELATNSLQGGFTTTEVADLPASLVHEILQQARKFGVRDYALAYVLFGAGLSATEIISLERSHQIYDTQGHFLQITIPGFVRQVPVNQWILGKRYGSFTNNPLIKWLKSRKDTQTAMFLNETGTPISESELETRWQAWSEGLLTPQGQTPAIAQAQQTWRVEMLMRGITLENLSIFTACDRAQLQPYVRRAKEKAALEQATRLDHKPG, encoded by the coding sequence ATGTCATCTCAACTGATTTCCACTCGTCAACGCCTGATTCAAGCTGCACTTGAGTTGTTTTCGGCTCAGGGAGTTAGCGCTACCACAACCCGCCAAATTGCTGAAAAAGCCGAAGTCAACGAAGTGACTCTATTTCGGAATTTTGGCAATAAACATGGGCTGCTTTTGGCTGTGTTGGAAGAGTCCGCAGCCTTCAAGGATTTAGGTGAGTCGCTGGTGCGACGGGCAACACCTCCCGGCAATGTTTACCAAGCTCTTAAAGATTATGCAAGTGACACTTTACATACATTAGAACGAGTGCCAGAGTTTGTCCGATCTGTGGTAGGTGAAGCCGACCAATTCCCGGCAGAAAATCGCCGCGCACTAGGCAGGGGAGTAACAGAGGCAAACCGTTATGTAGCTCAGTATTTAGCTACTGTAATCCAGCAAGGACACTTAAATACCTACTTACCAGCAGAAAAATTAGCCAGTTTGCTGAATGGGATGATCTTGGGATATGCCGTAATTGAGTTCACTAGCGAATTTCACGAACTTTGGGAGGATCGGGATGATTTTCTGGAAAATTTGGTGGAGTTGTTTTTACATGGAGCCATGTCATCTTCAGCAGAATTAGCAACAAACTCCTTACAAGGAGGGTTCACCACCACAGAAGTCGCTGATTTACCAGCTAGTTTAGTTCACGAAATTCTGCAACAAGCCAGGAAATTTGGAGTACGAGATTATGCTTTGGCTTATGTGTTATTTGGGGCTGGATTATCTGCCACAGAAATAATTAGCTTGGAGCGATCGCACCAAATCTACGATACTCAAGGGCACTTCCTGCAAATCACAATTCCCGGATTTGTCCGTCAAGTGCCTGTGAATCAATGGATTTTGGGCAAACGCTACGGTTCTTTTACCAATAATCCCCTAATCAAATGGCTGAAAAGTCGTAAAGATACTCAAACAGCGATGTTTCTGAATGAAACAGGTACACCCATCTCAGAATCAGAACTTGAGACACGTTGGCAAGCATGGAGTGAAGGATTGTTAACTCCCCAAGGACAAACGCCAGCGATCGCCCAGGCACAACAAACCTGGCGCGTAGAAATGTTAATGCGAGGGATTACCTTGGAAAACCTGAGTATCTTTACAGCTTGCGATCGCGCCCAGTTACAACCCTATGTCCGCCGAGCCAAAGAAAAAGCTGCCCTAGAGCAAGCCACCCGTTTGGATCATAAACCAGGGTAG
- the ald gene encoding alanine dehydrogenase, translated as MEIGVPKENKDQEFRVGLSPSSVRVLRENGHSIFVETQAGNGAGFSDDDYKTAGAEIVSTSEKAWNRELVVKVKEPLTSEYKFLQKGQVLFTYLHLAADRKLTEHLIDCGTTAIAYETVEQPGANRLPLLTPMSVIAGRLAVQFGARFLERQQGGRGVLLGGVPGVKPGKVVILGGGVVGTEAAKIAVGMGAIVQILDVSVERLSYLETLFGSRGSRVELLYSNSAHIEAAVLEADLLIGAVLVLGRRAPILVSRELVKQMRPGSVIVDVAVDQGGCIETLHPTSHTNPVYIEEGVVHYGVPNMPGAVPWTATQALNNSTLPYVVQLANLGILALEVNPALAKGVNVQNHRLVHPAVQEVFPDLVN; from the coding sequence ATGGAAATCGGCGTTCCCAAGGAAAATAAGGATCAAGAGTTTCGGGTAGGGTTAAGTCCTTCTAGTGTGCGGGTGCTGCGAGAAAATGGTCATAGTATCTTCGTCGAGACACAAGCAGGTAATGGTGCTGGATTCTCCGATGACGACTACAAAACTGCTGGAGCCGAAATTGTCTCCACATCAGAAAAAGCTTGGAATCGGGAATTGGTTGTTAAAGTCAAAGAACCGCTGACATCTGAGTATAAATTTTTGCAAAAAGGGCAGGTATTATTTACTTATTTACATTTAGCAGCCGATCGCAAGTTGACAGAGCATTTAATTGATTGTGGCACAACTGCGATCGCTTACGAAACTGTAGAACAACCTGGGGCAAATAGATTACCCTTGCTCACCCCCATGAGCGTAATTGCTGGTCGGCTTGCAGTACAATTTGGGGCCAGGTTCTTAGAACGTCAGCAAGGTGGTAGAGGAGTTCTTTTGGGCGGTGTCCCTGGAGTCAAACCAGGTAAAGTAGTAATTTTAGGTGGCGGCGTTGTCGGCACAGAAGCAGCTAAAATTGCCGTAGGGATGGGTGCGATCGTCCAGATTTTAGATGTGAGTGTCGAGCGTTTATCTTACTTAGAAACCCTTTTTGGTTCTAGAGGTTCTAGAGTTGAATTACTTTACAGCAACTCTGCTCATATTGAAGCCGCAGTCCTTGAAGCCGATTTGCTCATCGGTGCAGTTTTAGTGTTAGGACGTAGAGCGCCAATATTAGTATCTCGCGAATTGGTTAAACAAATGCGTCCTGGTTCGGTAATAGTTGATGTAGCCGTTGACCAAGGCGGTTGCATAGAAACTTTACACCCAACATCCCATACAAATCCGGTATACATTGAAGAAGGTGTGGTGCATTATGGCGTTCCTAATATGCCAGGAGCAGTACCTTGGACAGCAACTCAGGCACTTAATAATAGTACATTACCTTATGTCGTCCAGTTGGCAAATTTGGGAATTTTGGCACTGGAGGTTAACCCAGCATTAGCTAAGGGTGTGAATGTGCAGAATCATCGCTTAGTGCATCCTGCTGTGCAAGAAGTGTTCCCTGATTTGGTAAATTAA